One Acidimicrobiales bacterium genomic window carries:
- a CDS encoding SDR family oxidoreductase, which yields MSLFDAFRYDGKRALVVGGATGMGAAVAELVKDAGAEVLNADRAPVTQEGVTALSVDLADRASIEALAAEVEGPIDALFSCAGVADGTPGIEKINFLGHRLLIELLLANGKLARGAAIGMISSAAGMGWRTNLEKVQTYLGIADFEEASTWAQDNAKADYMWSKMAVNGYVAGECMNLLKQGVRINAILPGPTDTPLAQANADTWLTFGADYREETGIAASTPLEQAYPLVFLCSDAAAGITGVTVFTDAGYHASGVTGAYETAGLAVGFLEGEF from the coding sequence ATGAGCCTGTTCGACGCATTCCGGTACGACGGCAAGCGCGCCCTGGTGGTCGGAGGCGCCACCGGCATGGGCGCCGCCGTGGCCGAGCTCGTCAAGGACGCCGGCGCCGAGGTGCTGAACGCCGACCGCGCCCCGGTCACCCAGGAGGGCGTCACTGCGCTGTCCGTCGACCTCGCCGACCGGGCGTCGATCGAGGCGCTCGCCGCCGAGGTGGAGGGCCCGATCGACGCCCTCTTCTCCTGCGCCGGCGTGGCCGACGGCACCCCGGGCATCGAGAAGATCAACTTCCTCGGCCACCGCCTGCTCATCGAGCTGCTGCTCGCCAACGGGAAGCTGGCCCGGGGCGCCGCCATCGGCATGATCTCCTCGGCGGCGGGCATGGGGTGGCGCACGAACCTCGAGAAGGTGCAGACCTACCTGGGGATCGCCGACTTCGAGGAGGCGTCCACCTGGGCCCAGGACAACGCCAAGGCCGACTACATGTGGTCGAAGATGGCGGTCAACGGCTACGTCGCCGGCGAGTGCATGAACCTGCTCAAGCAGGGCGTGCGCATCAACGCCATCCTCCCCGGCCCCACCGACACCCCCCTCGCCCAGGCCAACGCCGACACCTGGCTCACCTTCGGCGCCGACTACCGCGAGGAGACCGGCATCGCCGCGTCGACCCCGCTCGAGCAGGCCTACCCGCTGGTCTTCCTGTGCAGCGACGCCGCCGCCGGCATCACCGGCGTGACCGTCTTCACCGACGCCGGCTACCACGCCTCCGGGGTCACCGGCGCGTACGAGACCGCGGGCCTCGCCGTGGGCTTCCTCGAGGGCGAGTTCTGA